Proteins found in one Magnolia sinica isolate HGM2019 chromosome 5, MsV1, whole genome shotgun sequence genomic segment:
- the LOC131246218 gene encoding probable ubiquitin conjugation factor E4: MFFNFSAVMLQLCEPFLDANLTKRDKIDPKYVFYNSRLDLRGLTALHASSEEVAAWIGKDNCEKIDGLSHRSDEENRLLQSQEATSSGNSTSSVLSKAKPLSSCGVKNKYPFICECFFMTARVLNLGLLKAFSDFNHLDQVRIQAMNK; this comes from the exons ATGTTTTTCAATTTTAGTGCAGTCATGCTTCAGCTGTGTGAGCCCTTTCTAGATGCAAATCTAACAAAAAGAGACAAAATTGACCCaaagtatgtgttttataatAGCCGGTTGGATTTAAG aGGGTTGACAGCTCTCCATGCATCATCCGAGGAGGTTGCAGCATGGATTGGCAAAGATAATTGTGAGAAAATTGATGGACTTAGTCATAGAAGTGATGAAGAGAATCGATTATTACAGTCTCAAGAAGCTACAAGCTCTGGCAATAGTACAAGTTCTGTTCTTTCTAAAGCCAAGCCACTTTCTAGTTGTGGTGTAAAGAATAAGTACCCATTTATTTGTGAATGTTTCTTCATGACTGCACGGGTGCTCAATTTGGGGCTTCTGAAAGCATTTTCAGACTTCAATCATCTAGATCAGGTAAGGATACAGGCTATGAACAAATGA
- the LOC131246216 gene encoding uncharacterized protein LOC131246216, which yields MKRVIMSQAVSACVQAVGEYCRYYMFKQPARHGDDERAKFINSIIRASDGDCLDQLRMNRDSFFELCTLIREKTRLRDTRNVSLEEQVVIFLHTLGHNVRNRVLGHRFIRSGETVSRHFHRVLTAIVSLYPDLVKSAGTETPLEIQTNLNWSAYFQDCVGAIDGTHIPAHVLAVDQASFRNRKGVLSQNVLAACSFDMKFTYVLAGWEGSASDARVLHNAMTRSDDPLIVPNGKYYVVDAGYAHSPGFMAPYRGLRYHLQEYRTGRAPTNMKELFNYRHAQLRNAIERCFGVLKGRFPILKSAMQYEFQTQVQIVIACCVLHNYIRTENESRLDSDFVGISAADGVAIPTPVEVSTNDERQWSIRVTRREKDAWNRVRDDIAARMWADAQHNSEMTDSFNVTSTPTQSPIRTPPVPTRSSPRGKTVKSLAEPLSRAAKIKWTTAMDQILFDTFIEQVALGRRADNGFKREAYQIAAEEVTKHTDVAVQWQNVSNRLRYYKREYNAVKDMLAVSGFGWDNERMVVTAPDEVWEEYLRSHPRAERLRGKRIERMDDLAVICGSDQATGRYVQGSRSMATSASSSRLQRDLNESWREVDDMDDTIDLSEDYVTDSTGTIPLPSDSPVMGHHDSRSTPTHTSDSDVNRGGTGTRKRSRFPRPCDVLGTSLQTVADSMMKFGLGEEVNRTSKVLDVLEEVKGLTSSEFLEVGRILSKDKSLASFFVSLRPERRMEWLKKTLRDHFGDGGVGPI from the exons ATGAAGAGGGTAATTATGTCTCAAGCGGTGTCAGCTTGTGTACAGGCTGTTGGGGAATATTGTCGCTACTACATGTTCAAACAACCGGCGCGTCATGGGGATGATGAGCGAGCGAAGTTCATCAATTCTATTATTCGGGCTAGCGATGGAGATTGTTTAGATCAACTTAGGATGAATCGagattcattttttgaactatGTACGCTGATACGCGAGAAGACAAGACTCCGTGATACTCGTAATGTCAGTCTTGAAGAACAAGTAGTTATTTTTCTACACACATTGGGACACAATGTTCGTAACCGGGTTTTAGGTCACAGATTTATTCGATCAGGAGAGACTGTCAGTCGGCACTTTCACCGTGTTCTAACAGCAATTGTATCACTATACCCCGATTTAGTTAAATCAGCCGGAACAGAGACGCCGTTGGAGATCCAGACAAATCTAAATTGGTCTGCTTACTTTCAG GATTGCGTTGGTGCAATTGATGGAACACACATTCCTGCACATGTTCTAGCGGTTGACCAGGCGAGTTTTCGCAATCGTAAAGGGGTCCTCTCCCAAAATGTCCTGGCAGCGTGTTCATTCGATATGAAATTTACATATGTATTGGCCGGTTGGGAGGGTTCTGCTTCGGATGCGAGGGTGCTACACAACGCAATGACTCGATCAGATGATCCCTTGATTGTCCCAAACG gaaaatattacgtTGTCGACGCTGGATACGCTCATTCACCTGGTTTCATGGCTCCATACCGGGGCCTTCGATATCACTTACAGGAGTATCGAACCGGGAGAGCGCCTACAAACATGAAGGAGCTGTTTAATTATCGACATGCACAATTGCGCAATGCAATCGAGCGTTGTTTTGGTGTTTTGAAAGGCAGATTTCCCATATTGAAGAGCGCTATGCAGTATGAATTTCAAACACAAGTCCAAATTGTGATAGCATGTTGTGTCCTACACAATTATATACGTACCGAAAATGAGTCTCGACTGGACAGCGATTTCGTTGGTATATCTGCAGCCGATGGGGTGGCTATCCCGACACCTGTAGAGGTATCAACTAATGATGAGCGTCAATGGTCCATTCGAGTAACTCGGCGTGAAAAAGATGCTTGGAATCGAGTACGCGATGACATTGCAGCTAGAATGTGGGCAGATGCTCAGCACAATA GTGAAATGACAGACTCCTTTAATGTTACATCAACACCGACCCAATCACCCATAAGAACACCGCCGGTTCCCACTCGAAGTTCTCCGCGTGGGAAGACGGTGAAATCTCTAGCGGAGCCTTTATCTAGAGccgcaaagatcaaatggactacTGCTATGGATCAGATTCTGTTCGACACATTTATCGAACAGGTTGCATTAGGGCGTAGAGCTGATAATGGTTTCAAGCGGGAGGCATACCAAATTGCGGCTGAAGAAGTTACGAAGCATACTGACGTAGCCGTCCAATGGCAAAACGTGTCGAATCGGTTGAGATATTATAAAAGAGAGTATAATGCAGTGAAAGACATGCTAGCAGTGAGTGGGTTTGGTTGGGACAATGAGAGGATGGTGGTCACGGCTCCGGATGAAGTCTGGGAGGAGTATCTTAGG TCTCACCCACGTGCCGAACGACTCCGTGGGAAACGCATCGAAAGGATGGATGACCTTGCAGTAATTTGCGGATCTGACCAGGCCACCGGACGCTATGTGCAAGGCAGTAGGAGTATGGCTACATCAGCATCATCTTCTCGTCTTCAGCGAGATCTTAATGAATCATGGAGAGAGGTTGATGATATGGATGATACTATTGACCTATCAGAGGATTATGTAACAGACTCCACAGGGACCATTCCATTACCATCGGACAGTCCTGTGATGGGACATCATGACTCCCGCAGTACTCCCACTCACACTTCTGATTCTGATGTTAACCGAGGAGGGACAGGTACACGGAAACGTTCGCGTTTTCCTCGTCCCTGTGATGTATTGGGGACCTCTCTGCAGACCGTAGCCGACTCGATGATGAAATTTGGGCTTGGCGAAGAGGTCAATCGCACAAGCAAGGTTCTTGATGTGCTAGAAGAGGTGAAAGGCCTGACCAGCTCTGAATTTCTTGAAGTTGGTCGGATCCTGAGTAAGGACAAGTCACTTGCGTCGTTCTTTGTCAGTCTCCGACCCGAGCGTCGAATGGAGTGGTTAAAGAAAACACTCCGTGATCACTTTGGTGATGGAGGTGTTGGACCTATCTGA
- the LOC131247081 gene encoding uncharacterized protein LOC131247081, producing the protein MGKEKYYVVLVGRHPGIYFTWDDARVEVEGFSGARHRAFKNWKEAVACWESYFGKAREPSRPITDYPIHQIAASSAEVDIPLTTTSSIRQTTQPTMVVVERATSTDNLGLSDSEKLVALLVGVSKLLAASISDFPEYVSEVKRIRTVHPVGATKLSKPPNHQVT; encoded by the exons ATGGGTAAAGAGAAGTATTATGTTGTCCTCGTTGGACGTCATCCTGGTATATACTTCACATGGGACGATGCACGAGTAGAAGTGGAGGGATTCAGTGGGGCCAGACATAGGGCCTTCAAGAATTGGAAAGAGGCTGTGGCATGCTGGGAAAGTTATTTCGGAAAGGCTAGGGAACCGTCTAGACCTATTACAGATTATCCTATTCATCAGATTGCTGCTTCATCTGCTGAGGTGGACATCCCTCTCACGACCACCTCCTCTATTCGACAGACGACACAACCAACCATGGTTGTGGTGGAGAGGGCAACGTCGACTGACAATCTTGGGCTATCGGACAGCGAGAAACTCGTGGCCCTTTTGGTTGGCGT TAGCAAATTGCTAGCAGCAAGCATCTCTGATTTTCCTGAATACGTGTCAGAGGTGAAAaggatccgaaccgttcatccaGTAGGTGCCACCAAACTATCCAAACCTCCCAATCACCAAGTgacttaa